In Flavivirga abyssicola, the following are encoded in one genomic region:
- a CDS encoding TlpA disulfide reductase family protein: MKHFALILLILFAFACKQDAKINMLETGTYRALLKVNNTEDLPFNFEVVSENKLNIFNAEEVIEVDDITYKNDSVYIKMPVFEGYLVAKIENNKLTGSFVKAGLNRVMVFSAEKNANRFNTSEKAKHDVSGHWETVFSPDSEEDTYIAKGIFSQKGNVVTGTFRTTTGDYRYLEGVLDGEELKLSTFDGAHAFLFIATVTDSSMVGTFFSGNHFQEPFIAKRNDTYELPDAHSLTFLKEGYDKVEFSFPDENKTMVSLKDAPFKDKVVLVQIMGTWCPNCLDESKFYSEFYKNNKNKDIEIIALAFEYVKTKESAFNNIRRLKNKTGITYPVLLAQYGSSSKVKAQEKLPMLNHVLSYPTTIFIDKKGAVRKIHTGFNGPATGDKYVAFKEAFEVFVNELLSE, encoded by the coding sequence ATGAAACATTTTGCTTTAATTCTATTGATTCTTTTTGCTTTTGCTTGCAAACAAGATGCTAAAATAAATATGCTGGAAACGGGAACATATCGAGCTTTATTAAAAGTAAATAACACCGAGGACTTACCATTTAATTTTGAAGTGGTTTCTGAAAATAAATTAAACATTTTTAATGCTGAAGAGGTTATAGAGGTTGATGATATCACTTATAAAAATGACTCTGTGTATATTAAAATGCCTGTTTTTGAAGGATATTTGGTTGCAAAAATTGAAAATAATAAACTCACTGGTAGTTTTGTTAAGGCTGGTTTAAATAGAGTCATGGTATTCTCAGCCGAGAAAAATGCCAACCGTTTTAATACTTCTGAAAAAGCTAAACACGATGTTTCTGGTCATTGGGAAACTGTTTTTAGTCCAGACTCTGAAGAAGATACTTATATAGCCAAAGGCATTTTTAGCCAGAAAGGGAATGTTGTTACAGGAACTTTTAGAACAACTACAGGTGATTATCGTTACTTAGAAGGGGTGTTAGATGGTGAAGAACTAAAACTATCTACTTTTGATGGTGCGCATGCATTTCTATTCATTGCTACAGTTACGGATAGTTCTATGGTTGGTACGTTTTTTTCTGGAAATCATTTTCAGGAACCTTTTATAGCCAAACGTAATGATACTTATGAATTGCCAGATGCTCATAGCCTAACCTTTTTAAAAGAAGGCTATGATAAAGTCGAATTTTCTTTTCCTGATGAAAACAAAACCATGGTTTCTTTAAAAGATGCACCTTTTAAAGATAAAGTTGTTTTAGTACAAATTATGGGAACCTGGTGTCCTAATTGTTTGGATGAAAGTAAGTTTTATTCAGAATTTTATAAAAACAATAAGAATAAAGATATTGAAATAATAGCTTTGGCTTTTGAGTATGTAAAAACAAAGGAATCTGCTTTTAACAATATTAGGCGTTTAAAGAATAAGACTGGTATTACATATCCTGTTTTGCTTGCGCAGTATGGTTCTTCAAGTAAAGTTAAAGCGCAAGAGAAATTACCTATGCTTAATCATGTGTTGTCGTATCCTACTACTATTTTTATTGACAAAAAAGGAGCAGTTAGGAAGATCCATACAGGGTTTAATGGACCAGCTACTGGAGATAAGTATGTGGCGTTTAAAGAAGCGTTTGAGGTGTTTGTTAATGAATTGCTTAGTGAATAA
- a CDS encoding energy transducer TonB gives MKNFFTIFWIFFLLIYNANAQQEEEIITKNEWLKHWTEFKPNLTNNNEPSEILSGEITEDIKLYKRETYLLLGHVFVKEGVTLTIEPGTVIIGDYDTKASLTIAKGANIIADGLVTDPIVFTSNRSVKKAGDWGGIILLGDAPSNKFGRASVSSFYSKLEPKFYKNTNYGGENVIKNSGILRFVRIEYAGKKEYRAGGGFSGLLLAGVGNETIIENVMVSYSAGDSFKIWGGEVNLKNMVSYKSSGNDFSLNFGTKTKLDNSLAIRFPYTSNSRGARCLDLRSYDKKENVDFSKKGTSLVADNLKLINNSKDLDFDIQAGLIKEGVYVGHNTLVSINKSMISGFKPAIVLQDKVQIDQENLEKIKITDVHFKDCVGYVLSKDSANNTALENWYANKEFLNMISKGSRPKTLIADAKKAEIENKIAKKKVLINKNTVIPFRLIEKAPAFPGCSRVAKEESKECFQKEMRSHIVKNFRYPETAQENNIEGRVFVLFNINSTGDIAKIRSRGPDKSLEEEAVRIIKLLPKMKPAEKDGQPVTVSYGIPITFKNL, from the coding sequence ATGAAAAATTTTTTCACAATATTCTGGATCTTTTTTTTGCTAATTTACAATGCAAATGCTCAGCAGGAAGAGGAAATAATAACAAAGAATGAATGGTTAAAACATTGGACAGAGTTTAAACCAAATTTGACCAATAATAATGAACCTTCAGAAATATTATCAGGAGAAATTACTGAAGATATTAAGCTTTATAAAAGAGAAACTTACTTATTGTTAGGGCATGTTTTTGTAAAAGAAGGTGTTACGCTTACTATAGAACCTGGTACAGTAATAATTGGTGATTATGATACAAAGGCATCTTTAACTATAGCCAAAGGAGCAAACATAATTGCAGATGGTTTAGTAACAGACCCTATAGTTTTTACATCAAATAGAAGTGTTAAAAAAGCTGGGGATTGGGGTGGTATAATTTTATTAGGTGATGCACCTTCAAATAAATTTGGAAGAGCTTCTGTTTCTTCTTTTTATTCAAAATTAGAGCCGAAATTTTACAAAAACACAAATTATGGAGGTGAAAATGTAATAAAGAATTCTGGTATTTTAAGATTTGTAAGAATTGAATATGCAGGTAAAAAAGAATATAGAGCTGGCGGTGGTTTTAGCGGTTTATTATTGGCAGGTGTAGGTAATGAAACTATTATAGAAAATGTGATGGTAAGTTATTCTGCTGGAGACTCTTTTAAAATTTGGGGGGGAGAGGTCAATTTAAAGAATATGGTTTCTTATAAATCTAGCGGAAATGATTTTAGCCTTAATTTTGGTACTAAAACTAAGTTAGATAATTCATTGGCTATTAGATTTCCTTACACATCCAATAGTAGAGGCGCAAGGTGTTTGGATTTAAGGTCTTATGACAAGAAAGAAAATGTTGATTTTTCTAAAAAAGGCACATCTTTGGTTGCTGATAATTTAAAATTAATTAATAATAGTAAGGATTTAGACTTTGATATTCAAGCAGGTTTGATAAAAGAAGGTGTTTACGTGGGGCATAATACTTTAGTTAGCATAAATAAAAGTATGATTTCTGGTTTTAAGCCGGCTATTGTATTACAAGATAAAGTTCAGATAGATCAAGAAAATTTAGAAAAAATTAAAATTACAGATGTGCATTTCAAAGATTGTGTAGGATATGTATTGTCAAAAGATAGTGCCAATAACACAGCCTTGGAAAATTGGTATGCTAATAAAGAATTTTTAAATATGATTTCTAAGGGTAGCCGTCCAAAAACACTTATTGCCGATGCCAAAAAAGCAGAAATTGAGAATAAAATAGCCAAAAAGAAAGTCTTAATAAATAAAAATACTGTCATACCCTTTAGGCTTATTGAAAAAGCACCCGCATTTCCGGGATGCAGTAGGGTTGCAAAAGAAGAGTCTAAAGAATGTTTTCAAAAGGAAATGCGATCCCATATCGTTAAAAATTTTCGTTATCCAGAAACAGCACAAGAAAATAACATAGAGGGACGTGTATTTGTTTTGTTCAATATAAATTCTACCGGGGATATTGCTAAAATCCGATCAAGAGGGCCAGATAAAAGTTTAGAAGAAGAAGCTGTACGTATTATTAAGCTATTGCCTAAAATGAAGCCTGCTGAAAAAGATGGCCAACCAGTTACAGTCTCTTATGGAATTCCTATAACTTTTAAAAACTTATAA
- a CDS encoding LOG family protein, with product MRKEQHHKGWNEIKTNDSWAIFKIMGEFVNGFEKMSKIGPCVSIFGSARTKPEDKYYKLAEHVAKKIVEAGYGVITGGGPGIMEAGNKGAHLGGGTSVGLNIDLPFEQHDNPYIDSDKSLDFDYFFVRKVMFVKYSQGFVVMPGGFGTLDELFEAITLIQTHKIGKFPIILVGKEFWEGLFDWVKKTLLDTFSTISAKDLDLIHMVDTEDEVINILDAFYKESGLSPNF from the coding sequence ATGAGAAAAGAACAACATCATAAAGGGTGGAATGAAATAAAAACAAACGATTCTTGGGCTATTTTTAAAATAATGGGTGAGTTTGTTAATGGTTTTGAAAAGATGAGTAAAATAGGCCCCTGTGTGTCTATTTTTGGGTCGGCCAGAACAAAACCAGAAGACAAATATTATAAATTAGCAGAACACGTAGCAAAAAAGATTGTGGAAGCAGGATATGGTGTTATTACTGGTGGTGGTCCCGGAATTATGGAAGCAGGAAATAAAGGTGCTCACTTAGGTGGCGGTACTTCAGTAGGCTTAAATATTGATTTACCTTTCGAGCAACATGACAATCCATATATAGATTCCGATAAAAGCTTAGATTTCGATTACTTTTTTGTTCGTAAAGTTATGTTTGTTAAATACTCACAAGGTTTTGTAGTTATGCCCGGTGGTTTTGGTACATTAGATGAGTTATTTGAAGCCATAACACTTATTCAAACACATAAAATTGGTAAGTTTCCTATTATTCTTGTAGGCAAAGAATTTTGGGAAGGCTTATTTGATTGGGTAAAAAAGACTTTACTAGATACCTTTTCAACCATAAGTGCAAAAGACTTAGATTTAATTCATATGGTAGACACCGAAGATGAAGTCATAAACATTCTTGATGCATTCTATAAAGAATCTGGTTTAAGCCCAAATTTCTAA
- a CDS encoding AprA-related methyltransferase has product MLTKLDKEQFRGTIFRHLDGIATATTAHSLDQAGVLKYLLKNEKSSIKKPSKTFNANEGYLNVGLRILSSQGWLNMRINNTDDTVHYETNSKSKKAFKLVSIYADAVNLLNYSVKFPEQGIGPDAFNALEKIFVKYEQNFGLSTVKENTIEHQILKHIEGVIAAPIIVLLGLNGFFHKYFMEASFRAEEFHKEPESFKKILDFFSHLGWFSKKKATYQFTDKGLFFAKRASAYGVTISYLPTFMKLDDLIFGNPLVLKTESPDEKEKHVDREMNVWGSGGAHATYFKIIDDIIIELFNKPIEDQPKGILDMGCGNGAFIQHVFDVIEFKTLRGKMLDDHPLLLVGADFNQAALKVTRANLIKADIWAKVIWGNIGRPDILAKDLKEDYNIDLKDLLNVRTFLDHNRIWETPKQIIRSVSDSTGAYSYQGERISNNLVESSLLEHLQKWKPYVERFGLLIIELHTINPELTANNLGKTAATAYDATHGYSDQFILEVGVFNKIATEAGLHPDPNYFTTFPNNELATVSINLLKGH; this is encoded by the coding sequence ATGTTAACAAAGCTAGATAAAGAACAATTTCGAGGAACCATTTTTAGGCATCTAGACGGTATTGCAACTGCAACAACCGCCCACTCACTCGACCAAGCAGGTGTACTAAAATATTTGTTGAAAAATGAAAAATCTAGCATTAAAAAACCCTCTAAAACATTTAATGCAAACGAAGGCTATCTAAATGTCGGCCTACGCATATTATCCTCTCAAGGTTGGCTAAACATGCGCATTAACAATACCGATGATACAGTACATTATGAAACAAATTCCAAAAGCAAAAAAGCCTTTAAATTAGTATCGATATATGCAGATGCAGTAAATTTACTAAACTACTCCGTTAAATTTCCAGAACAAGGTATAGGACCAGATGCATTTAACGCTTTGGAAAAAATATTTGTGAAATATGAACAAAATTTTGGGCTTTCTACAGTCAAAGAAAACACTATTGAACATCAAATACTAAAACATATAGAAGGCGTTATAGCGGCCCCCATAATTGTTTTACTAGGCCTTAATGGGTTTTTCCATAAATACTTCATGGAAGCCTCTTTTAGAGCTGAAGAATTTCATAAAGAACCCGAAAGTTTTAAAAAAATACTGGATTTCTTTTCACACTTAGGATGGTTCTCTAAAAAGAAAGCCACCTATCAATTTACAGATAAAGGCTTATTTTTTGCCAAACGCGCCAGCGCATATGGCGTAACTATTTCATATTTACCAACATTTATGAAATTAGACGACCTCATTTTTGGAAATCCTTTAGTCTTGAAAACGGAATCTCCCGATGAAAAAGAAAAGCATGTAGATAGAGAAATGAATGTTTGGGGAAGCGGTGGTGCTCATGCCACTTATTTTAAAATAATAGACGATATTATTATCGAATTATTCAATAAACCTATTGAAGATCAGCCAAAAGGGATTTTGGATATGGGCTGCGGAAACGGTGCTTTTATCCAACATGTCTTCGATGTTATTGAATTTAAAACACTAAGAGGTAAAATGCTTGATGACCACCCGTTATTGCTCGTTGGTGCAGATTTTAATCAAGCAGCTTTAAAAGTAACAAGAGCTAATTTAATCAAAGCAGACATCTGGGCAAAAGTCATTTGGGGCAACATTGGCAGGCCAGATATTTTGGCTAAAGATTTAAAAGAAGACTACAATATTGATTTAAAGGATTTATTAAACGTTAGAACGTTTTTAGATCACAATCGTATCTGGGAAACACCAAAACAGATTATAAGGTCCGTAAGTGATTCAACGGGAGCCTATAGCTACCAAGGGGAACGAATAAGCAATAATTTAGTTGAAAGCTCTTTATTAGAGCATTTACAAAAATGGAAACCCTATGTAGAACGGTTCGGTTTGCTAATCATAGAATTACATACCATAAATCCCGAATTAACAGCTAATAATTTGGGTAAAACAGCAGCCACGGCATACGATGCAACACACGGTTATAGCGATCAATTCATCTTAGAGGTTGGTGTTTTTAATAAAATTGCAACTGAGGCTGGATTGCATCCCGATCCAAATTATTTCACCACATTCCCCAATAACGAATTAGCTACAGTAAGCATTAACTTATTAAAAGGTCATTAA
- a CDS encoding alpha-ketoacid dehydrogenase subunit alpha/beta, which yields MQTIPNLKNDISFDDFKAEVINDYKIAIKSRECSLLGRREVLTGKAKFGIFGDGKEVPQLAMAKAFLKGDWRSGYYRDQTFMMAIGELTIEQFFAGLYANTDLELEPMSAGRQMGGHFVTHSLNEDGSWKDLTKQYNSSSDISPTAGQMPRLLGLAQASKIFRHVDNLNTNNFSINGNEVAWGTIGNASTSEGLFFETVNAAGVLQVPMVISVWDDEYGISVHAKHQTTKENISEILKGFQRDNKHKGYEILRVKGWDYANLIETYQEASNIARTEHVPVLIHVLELTQPQGHSTSGSHERYKSSERLQWESQHDCNLKMREWIIESGIATNETLTEIERTIKRDVREAKKKAWNTFLKPIVKEKQELISILTQVASSSPNKAFISKIKDDLNLIDEPTRKDILSSARKALRYVINETSKEKQQLGDWVNNIFEKIQPDFSSHLYSETDRSNILVKEVKPTYDNDASQVDARIILRDNFDSILNNHPEVLVFGEDTGNIGDVNQGLEGLQEKHGELRVADAGIREATIIGQGIGMALRGLRPIAEIQYLDYILYALQIISDDLATIHYRTKGKQKAPLIIRTRGHRLEGIWHSGSQMGGILNLVRGVNVLVPRNMTKAAGFYNTLLQGDDPAIIIECLNGYRLKEKMPNNLSAIKTPIGVVETVKEGTDITLVSYGSTLRIVEQTAKDLLNIGIDAEVIDVQSLLPFDLNHDIVKSIAKTNRVMIIDEDVPGGASAYILNEILNTQNAYQYLDSQPKTLTAKAHRPAYGNDGDYFSKPSAEDIFEAVYDVIHELNPADFPKLR from the coding sequence ATGCAAACTATTCCAAATTTGAAGAACGACATATCATTTGATGATTTTAAAGCAGAAGTAATAAATGACTATAAAATTGCTATTAAAAGTCGTGAATGTAGTTTACTGGGCAGACGAGAAGTATTAACTGGTAAAGCGAAATTCGGGATTTTTGGAGACGGCAAAGAAGTCCCGCAATTAGCCATGGCAAAAGCCTTTTTAAAAGGAGACTGGAGATCTGGTTACTACAGAGATCAAACATTTATGATGGCTATTGGCGAATTAACAATTGAACAATTTTTCGCTGGCTTATATGCAAATACAGATTTAGAATTAGAACCTATGTCTGCTGGTCGTCAAATGGGTGGTCATTTTGTTACACATAGTTTAAATGAAGATGGCAGCTGGAAAGACCTGACCAAACAATATAATTCAAGTTCAGACATCTCTCCTACCGCAGGACAAATGCCTCGTTTACTAGGTTTAGCACAGGCTTCAAAAATCTTTAGACATGTCGATAACCTTAACACGAACAACTTTTCTATAAATGGTAATGAAGTCGCTTGGGGTACTATAGGAAATGCAAGTACCAGTGAAGGTTTATTTTTTGAAACTGTAAATGCTGCAGGCGTTTTACAAGTCCCTATGGTTATTAGCGTTTGGGATGACGAATACGGTATTTCTGTGCATGCTAAACACCAAACAACTAAAGAAAATATATCAGAAATCTTAAAAGGATTTCAACGAGATAATAAGCATAAAGGCTACGAAATACTACGTGTTAAAGGTTGGGATTATGCCAATCTTATAGAAACATATCAAGAAGCTTCTAATATAGCCAGAACAGAACATGTGCCTGTACTTATCCATGTGTTAGAGTTAACACAACCACAAGGCCATTCAACTTCTGGATCGCATGAAAGATATAAATCTTCAGAGCGTTTACAATGGGAATCCCAGCACGATTGTAATCTAAAAATGCGTGAATGGATCATAGAAAGCGGTATTGCTACAAATGAGACACTTACGGAAATTGAAAGAACTATTAAAAGGGATGTTCGAGAAGCTAAAAAGAAAGCTTGGAATACTTTTTTAAAGCCTATTGTAAAAGAGAAGCAAGAATTAATTTCTATACTAACACAAGTCGCTTCATCTAGCCCTAACAAGGCTTTCATATCTAAAATCAAAGATGACTTAAATCTTATTGACGAACCTACCAGAAAAGACATTCTTTCTAGTGCGAGGAAAGCTTTAAGATATGTTATAAATGAAACATCCAAAGAAAAGCAACAACTTGGTGATTGGGTTAACAATATCTTTGAAAAGATACAACCTGACTTTAGTTCCCATTTATATTCTGAAACAGATAGATCAAACATCCTTGTTAAAGAGGTAAAACCGACTTATGATAATGACGCTTCTCAAGTAGATGCCCGTATTATTTTACGTGATAACTTCGATTCCATTTTAAACAATCATCCAGAAGTGCTCGTTTTTGGAGAGGACACGGGTAACATTGGTGACGTAAATCAAGGTCTAGAAGGCTTACAAGAAAAACACGGTGAATTACGAGTAGCTGATGCCGGTATAAGAGAAGCCACTATCATAGGACAAGGTATTGGTATGGCATTACGTGGTTTAAGACCTATTGCTGAAATTCAATATCTTGATTACATTTTATATGCCCTGCAAATAATCAGTGATGATTTAGCAACTATACACTATAGAACAAAAGGCAAACAAAAAGCCCCTCTAATAATAAGAACCAGAGGGCACAGACTTGAAGGTATTTGGCATTCAGGCTCTCAAATGGGTGGTATTCTTAATTTAGTTAGAGGCGTAAATGTTTTAGTTCCAAGAAATATGACCAAAGCTGCTGGTTTTTATAATACACTTTTACAAGGAGACGATCCTGCCATAATTATCGAATGCCTAAATGGCTACAGGTTAAAAGAAAAAATGCCAAACAACCTAAGTGCTATTAAAACGCCTATAGGTGTTGTTGAAACCGTTAAAGAAGGTACAGACATTACATTGGTATCTTACGGGTCTACGTTACGTATAGTTGAGCAAACTGCAAAAGACCTTTTAAATATTGGTATTGATGCGGAAGTTATAGATGTACAATCATTACTACCTTTCGATTTAAATCATGATATTGTAAAAAGTATTGCCAAGACAAATCGTGTTATGATAATAGATGAAGATGTTCCAGGAGGTGCTTCGGCCTATATTTTAAACGAAATATTAAATACCCAAAATGCGTATCAGTATCTTGATAGTCAACCAAAAACACTAACAGCAAAAGCACATAGACCAGCTTATGGAAATGATGGAGACTATTTCTCAAAGCCTTCTGCAGAAGACATATTTGAAGCTGTTTACGACGTTATACACGAATTGAACCCTGCAGATTTTCCTAAATTACGATAA
- a CDS encoding gluzincin family metallopeptidase, producing MKAVFDIENKQIKISQTIQYQNTTQDALQTIYLNDWSNSYATKKTPLAIRIADEYKNIFHLAKNEDRGFTAIASIKQNNQDLVFQRLKDQIDVIKVELKDPLKPNESYNIKLEYIVQIPSAKFTSYGITDSGNLNLRYWYITPAVYNGEWQYYSNKNLDDLFIPKSDITLEIEHPNSYIITSELDLINKKQLPNKQIVKLQGKNRNNNKLFLNKGSDFKTIQSDHFALVSNISDEGLPILDRVLITEKVTDFILKHFGEYPHKRLLLTEIDNVKDPVYGINFLPKLIKTYPSNFKYELKLLKIALHNYLENTLLVNPRKEQWLLDGIQIYYLMNYVQEYHPDVKFLGNLAKIWGVRSFHIADMKFNDKYTLAAMSAARTNRDQPLTMQKDSLLKFNTNIANKYKAGIGLKYLDDFINEQVLENSITSFILDNKLKQTTTKDFETYLKSKTDKNIDWFFKDYLTTRKQIDFKIKQVSKTEDSITLTIKNKRDNSMPISLYTLNNDSIISKRWIENITKSKTLTIPRNNANKLVLNYEKTVPEINPRDNWKSLKGFFFNNKPLQFRLFKDIQDPYYNQVFFMPTAEFNNIYDGFTLGMRAYNTTVLRKLFKYKIEPSYAFKSKTLTGSASLQRTHYFKKNLFAINYGIAGSYTSYAEDLFVRQIKPSITFFFRKDDDLRSNKRQTLKFRYLDIKRDEDVNNVSPTFSPNYKLLNIRYRNSNDNLINFNKWYVDFQVGEKFSKIAFNYEYRRLFQSNRQLNLRMFTGTFIKNKTDITSDFFSFALDRPTDYLFDLPYLGRSEATGIFSQQYLDVEGGFKSKLETPFANQWISTLNASTTLWKYVLAYGDIGFLKNKFDDPHFVYDSGVRVNLVTDYFEIYFPIYSNLGWEIGQPNYDEKIRFKFTVDPQILLGLFRRRWY from the coding sequence GTGAAGGCGGTATTTGATATTGAAAACAAACAAATCAAAATATCACAAACCATTCAATATCAAAATACGACACAAGACGCGTTACAAACTATATATTTAAATGATTGGAGCAATAGCTATGCAACAAAAAAAACACCATTAGCAATACGCATTGCCGATGAATATAAAAATATTTTTCATTTGGCAAAAAACGAAGATAGAGGATTCACTGCTATTGCGTCTATTAAACAAAACAATCAAGACTTGGTATTTCAGCGGCTAAAAGATCAGATAGATGTTATTAAAGTTGAATTAAAAGATCCTTTAAAGCCAAATGAATCATACAACATTAAGCTTGAATATATAGTTCAAATTCCAAGTGCAAAATTCACAAGTTACGGTATAACAGATTCTGGTAATTTAAATTTAAGATATTGGTACATCACTCCAGCTGTTTATAATGGCGAGTGGCAATATTACAGTAATAAAAATCTAGATGATTTATTCATACCAAAATCTGATATCACGCTAGAAATCGAACATCCAAACAGTTATATTATTACTTCAGAATTAGATTTAATTAACAAAAAACAATTACCTAACAAACAAATAGTTAAGCTTCAAGGAAAAAACAGAAATAACAACAAATTATTTTTGAATAAAGGCTCTGATTTCAAAACTATACAATCGGATCATTTTGCACTAGTTTCTAATATTAGTGACGAAGGGCTCCCTATACTGGATAGAGTTTTAATTACAGAAAAAGTAACGGATTTTATTCTGAAACACTTTGGTGAGTATCCACATAAGAGACTCTTACTAACAGAAATTGACAATGTAAAAGATCCAGTTTATGGTATTAATTTTTTACCAAAACTCATAAAAACCTACCCTAGCAATTTTAAATACGAACTTAAATTATTAAAAATTGCATTACACAATTATTTAGAAAACACATTATTAGTAAATCCCAGAAAAGAACAGTGGTTATTAGATGGTATTCAGATCTATTATTTAATGAACTATGTACAGGAATATCATCCAGATGTGAAGTTTCTCGGAAATTTAGCAAAAATTTGGGGGGTTAGATCCTTTCATATTGCAGACATGAAATTTAATGACAAATATACACTGGCCGCCATGTCTGCTGCTAGAACAAACAGAGACCAACCACTTACCATGCAAAAGGACTCTTTACTTAAGTTTAACACTAATATTGCCAATAAATACAAAGCTGGTATAGGACTTAAGTATTTAGACGATTTTATAAACGAACAAGTATTAGAAAACAGTATCACGTCATTTATATTAGATAATAAATTAAAACAAACCACAACCAAAGATTTTGAAACTTACTTAAAATCTAAAACCGACAAAAACATTGATTGGTTTTTCAAGGACTACTTAACTACGCGAAAACAAATAGATTTCAAAATAAAACAAGTATCAAAAACAGAAGACTCTATTACACTTACTATTAAGAATAAACGAGATAATAGCATGCCTATATCTTTGTATACTTTAAATAATGACAGTATTATTTCTAAAAGATGGATAGAAAACATCACTAAAAGCAAAACGCTCACTATCCCTAGAAACAATGCCAATAAACTTGTTTTAAATTACGAAAAAACAGTTCCTGAAATCAACCCAAGAGATAACTGGAAATCATTAAAAGGCTTCTTTTTTAACAATAAACCTTTACAATTTAGACTTTTTAAGGATATCCAAGACCCTTACTACAATCAAGTATTCTTTATGCCTACTGCTGAGTTTAATAATATTTATGATGGCTTCACTTTAGGAATGAGAGCCTATAATACTACGGTTTTAAGAAAACTTTTTAAATACAAAATAGAACCATCATATGCCTTTAAATCCAAAACCCTAACAGGTTCTGCTTCATTACAAAGAACACATTACTTTAAAAAAAATCTATTTGCTATTAATTACGGTATAGCAGGAAGTTATACATCCTATGCCGAAGATTTATTTGTTAGACAAATAAAACCGTCTATAACATTCTTTTTTAGAAAAGATGATGATTTACGCTCAAATAAAAGACAAACATTAAAATTTAGATATTTAGATATAAAAAGAGATGAAGACGTTAATAACGTCTCCCCTACTTTTAGTCCAAACTATAAACTTTTAAATATTCGTTATCGAAACTCAAATGACAATCTAATAAATTTCAATAAATGGTATGTTGATTTTCAAGTAGGAGAAAAATTTAGCAAAATAGCTTTTAATTATGAGTACAGACGCCTATTTCAAAGCAACAGGCAATTAAATTTACGCATGTTTACTGGTACTTTTATAAAAAACAAAACAGACATAACTTCAGATTTTTTCAGTTTTGCTTTAGACAGACCAACAGATTACTTGTTTGACCTACCCTATTTAGGTCGTTCTGAAGCCACAGGAATCTTTAGTCAGCAATATTTAGATGTAGAAGGCGGCTTTAAATCTAAACTAGAAACACCTTTTGCCAATCAATGGATTAGCACACTTAATGCAAGTACAACATTATGGAAATATGTATTAGCATATGGAGACATCGGGTTTCTTAAAAACAAGTTTGATGATCCTCATTTTGTATATGACTCTGGTGTGCGAGTTAATCTAGTTACCGATTATTTTGAAATTTACTTTCCTATATATTCTAACCTTGGTTGGGAAATCGGACAACCAAATTATGATGAAAAAATAAGATTTAAATTTACTGTAGACCCACAAATACTTTTAGGGCTTTTTAGAAGAAGATGGTACTGA